From the genome of Duffyella gerundensis, one region includes:
- the rpoD gene encoding RNA polymerase sigma factor RpoD, translating to MEQNPQSQLKLLVTRGKEQGYLTYAEVNDHLPEDIVDSDQIEDIIQMINDMGIQVVEEAPDADDLMLNENSSDTDEDAAEAAAQVLSSVESEIGRTTDPVRMYMREMGTVELLTREGEIDIAKRIEDGINQVQCSVAEYPEAITYLLEQYDRVEAGESRLSDLITGFVDPNAEEDIAPTATHVGSELSEAERNENEEEDEEDDDSSDDDNSIDPELAREKFVDLRTQYEVTRKVIKAKGRSHADAVAEIQNLSDVFKQFRLVPKQFDYLVNSMRTMMDRVRTQERIILKLCVEQCKMPKKNFITLFTGNETSETWFKAALAMNKPWSEKLLEVADDVQRSLQKLLQIEEETGLTIEQVKDINRRMSIGEAKARRAKKEMVEANLRLVISIAKKYTNRGLQFLDLIQEGNIGLMKAVDKFEYRRGYKFSTYATWWIRQAITRSIADQARTIRIPVHMIETINKLNRISRQMLQEMGREPTPEELAERMLMPEDKIRKVLKIAKEPISMETPIGDDEDSHLGDFIEDTTLELPLDSATSESLRSATHDVLAGLTAREAKVLRMRFGIDMNTDHTLEEVGKQFDVTRERIRQIEAKALRKLRHPSRSEVLRSFLDD from the coding sequence ATGGAGCAAAACCCGCAGTCACAGCTTAAGCTACTTGTCACCCGTGGTAAGGAGCAAGGCTATCTGACCTATGCTGAGGTCAATGACCATCTGCCGGAAGATATCGTCGACTCCGATCAGATCGAAGACATCATCCAGATGATTAACGACATGGGCATTCAGGTGGTTGAAGAAGCACCGGATGCCGACGATCTGATGCTAAATGAAAATAGCTCCGATACTGACGAAGATGCCGCGGAAGCTGCAGCCCAGGTTTTATCCAGCGTTGAATCTGAGATTGGTCGTACAACCGATCCGGTGCGCATGTACATGCGTGAAATGGGTACCGTTGAACTGTTAACACGTGAGGGCGAAATCGACATCGCCAAGCGTATTGAAGACGGTATTAACCAGGTTCAATGTTCTGTTGCTGAATATCCTGAAGCGATTACCTACCTGCTGGAGCAGTACGATCGTGTGGAAGCAGGCGAATCTCGCCTTTCCGATCTGATCACCGGTTTCGTCGATCCGAATGCAGAAGAAGATATTGCCCCTACCGCGACGCACGTTGGTTCTGAGCTTTCTGAAGCAGAACGTAACGAAAACGAAGAGGAAGATGAAGAAGATGACGACAGCTCTGATGATGATAACAGCATCGATCCTGAGCTGGCTCGTGAGAAATTCGTCGACCTGCGTACGCAGTACGAAGTAACGCGTAAAGTGATCAAAGCAAAAGGCCGCAGCCATGCTGATGCCGTCGCTGAGATCCAGAACTTATCTGACGTGTTCAAGCAGTTCCGTCTGGTTCCAAAGCAGTTTGATTACCTGGTTAACAGCATGCGTACCATGATGGATCGCGTGCGTACCCAGGAGCGTATCATTCTCAAGCTCTGCGTTGAGCAGTGCAAAATGCCAAAGAAAAACTTCATTACGCTGTTTACCGGCAATGAAACCAGCGAGACCTGGTTCAAAGCTGCTCTGGCGATGAACAAGCCATGGTCAGAAAAACTGCTTGAAGTGGCAGACGACGTACAGCGCAGCCTGCAAAAACTGCTGCAGATTGAAGAAGAGACCGGGCTGACCATCGAGCAGGTTAAGGATATCAACCGTCGCATGTCGATTGGCGAAGCGAAAGCCCGCCGCGCGAAGAAAGAGATGGTTGAAGCGAACTTGCGTCTGGTTATTTCGATTGCTAAGAAATACACCAACCGTGGCTTGCAGTTCCTTGATCTGATTCAGGAAGGCAACATCGGCCTGATGAAAGCGGTAGATAAGTTTGAATACCGCCGTGGTTACAAGTTCTCGACCTATGCAACCTGGTGGATCCGTCAGGCGATTACCCGCTCTATCGCTGACCAGGCGCGTACCATCCGTATTCCGGTACATATGATTGAGACAATTAACAAACTCAACCGTATTTCGCGCCAGATGTTGCAGGAGATGGGCCGCGAGCCGACGCCGGAAGAGCTGGCTGAACGTATGCTGATGCCGGAAGATAAGATCCGTAAGGTGCTGAAAATCGCTAAAGAGCCGATCTCTATGGAGACGCCGATTGGTGATGATGAAGATTCACATCTGGGTGATTTTATCGAAGATACCACGCTGGAACTGCCATTGGATTCTGCAACGTCAGAGAGCCTGCGCTCCGCTACCCACGATGTGCTCGCTGGCCTTACCGCTCGCGAAGCAAAAGTGCTGCGTATGCGCTTCGGTATCGATATGAACACCGACCATACGCTGGAAGAAGTGGGCAAGCAGTTTGACGTAACGCGTGAGCGTATCCGTCAGATCGAAGCAAAAGCGCTGCGTAAGCTGCGCCATCCAAGCCGCTCCGAAGTGCTGCGTAGCTTCCTTGATGATTAA
- the dnaG gene encoding DNA primase has product MAGRIPRIFINDLLARADIVDLIDARVKLKKQGKNYNACCPFHNEKTPSFTVNGEKQFYHCFGCGAHGNAIDFLMNFDRLEFVESIEELATLYGLEVPYEAGNGPTQLERHQRQSLYQLMEGLSTFYQRALTESAAVPAREYLAQRGLSDEVIKHFAIGFAPPGWDNALKQFARNKEDRQSLIDAGMLVTNDQGRSYDRFRERVMFPIRDKRGRVIGFGGRVLGDAVPKYLNSPETDIFHKGRQLYGMYEAQKNHPEPAKLLVVEGYMDVVALAQFGVDYAVASLGTSTTADHIQLLFRATNQVICCYDGDRAGREAAWRALETALPYMNDGRQLRFMFLPDGEDPDTLIRKEGKAAFEARMEHAMPLSTFLFDSLLPQVDLSSRDGRARLSTLALPLLNQIPGETLRIYLRQELGKKLGILDDSQLDKLMPKLAEGAVQKPAPQFKLTTMRILVGLLVQNPSLAAVVPSLQGLAQSTMPGLPLFIELVDTCNAHPGLTTGQLLELYRGTNFSQTLETLATWNHMIVDEEAEAVFQDSLAKMYDSALEQRQEELIARDRTHGLNAEERRELWSLNQALAKK; this is encoded by the coding sequence ATGGCAGGACGAATTCCACGCATTTTTATCAATGACTTGCTGGCGCGCGCTGATATCGTCGATCTGATCGATGCCCGCGTGAAGCTAAAAAAGCAGGGTAAAAATTACAACGCGTGTTGTCCATTCCATAACGAAAAAACGCCCTCTTTTACCGTTAACGGTGAAAAGCAGTTCTACCACTGTTTCGGCTGCGGTGCCCATGGCAATGCTATCGATTTTCTGATGAATTTCGATCGTCTTGAGTTTGTGGAAAGCATCGAAGAGTTAGCCACGCTGTATGGGCTGGAAGTGCCGTACGAAGCGGGAAATGGCCCAACTCAGCTGGAACGTCATCAGCGTCAAAGTCTCTATCAGTTGATGGAAGGATTAAGCACTTTCTATCAGCGCGCATTAACTGAAAGCGCCGCGGTTCCGGCACGCGAGTATCTCGCGCAGCGTGGCCTCAGCGATGAAGTCATCAAGCATTTTGCCATTGGCTTTGCCCCGCCCGGTTGGGATAACGCGCTCAAGCAATTTGCACGGAATAAAGAAGATCGTCAGTCGCTTATCGATGCGGGCATGTTAGTTACCAATGATCAGGGCCGCAGTTACGATCGCTTCCGTGAACGCGTGATGTTCCCGATTCGTGATAAACGCGGCAGAGTTATTGGGTTTGGTGGTCGTGTTTTAGGTGACGCCGTTCCCAAATATTTAAACTCACCTGAAACCGATATTTTCCATAAAGGCCGTCAGCTTTACGGCATGTACGAAGCGCAAAAGAACCATCCAGAACCTGCAAAACTGTTGGTTGTGGAAGGTTATATGGATGTGGTGGCGCTGGCGCAGTTTGGCGTTGATTACGCCGTAGCGTCGTTGGGTACCTCGACCACCGCCGACCACATCCAGCTACTTTTTCGCGCCACGAACCAGGTTATTTGCTGTTATGACGGCGATCGCGCCGGTCGCGAAGCTGCCTGGCGAGCATTAGAGACCGCATTACCTTACATGAATGACGGTCGTCAGCTACGCTTTATGTTTCTGCCTGACGGTGAAGATCCCGATACGCTGATTCGTAAGGAAGGCAAAGCGGCGTTTGAAGCGAGAATGGAGCATGCGATGCCCCTTTCCACGTTTCTGTTTGACTCGCTGTTGCCGCAGGTCGATCTCAGTTCCCGCGATGGTCGGGCACGTTTAAGCACGCTGGCGTTGCCGCTGCTTAATCAGATCCCTGGCGAAACGCTGCGTATTTATTTGCGTCAGGAACTGGGTAAGAAACTGGGTATTCTCGACGACAGCCAGCTCGATAAGCTGATGCCAAAACTGGCAGAAGGCGCGGTGCAGAAGCCCGCACCGCAGTTTAAGCTGACCACCATGCGCATTCTGGTGGGATTGCTGGTGCAAAACCCGAGCCTCGCGGCAGTTGTGCCATCGTTACAAGGTCTGGCGCAGTCAACCATGCCGGGTTTACCACTTTTTATTGAATTAGTGGATACCTGTAACGCGCATCCGGGATTGACTACCGGCCAGCTGCTGGAGCTGTATCGCGGAACAAATTTTAGCCAGACGCTTGAAACTCTGGCCACGTGGAACCATATGATAGTGGATGAAGAAGCTGAGGCTGTATTTCAGGATTCTCTCGCCAAAATGTATGATTCCGCCCTGGAACAGCGTCAGGAAGAGCTGATTGCACGAGACCGCACGCACGGCCTGAATGCCGAAGAGCGTCGCGAATTATGGTCTCTCAATCAGGCACTCGCTAAGAAGTAG
- the rpsU gene encoding 30S ribosomal protein S21, producing the protein MPVIKVRENEPFDVALRRFKRSCEKAGVLAEVRRREFYEKPTTERKRAKASAVKRHAKKLARENARRTRLY; encoded by the coding sequence ATGCCGGTAATTAAAGTACGTGAAAACGAGCCGTTCGACGTAGCACTGCGTCGCTTCAAGCGTTCCTGCGAGAAAGCAGGCGTTCTGGCTGAAGTTCGTCGTCGTGAGTTTTATGAAAAACCAACGACTGAACGCAAGCGCGCTAAAGCGTCTGCTGTTAAGCGTCATGCCAAGAAACTGGCTCGCGAAAACGCACGCCGCACTCGTCTGTACTAA